One Deltaproteobacteria bacterium genomic region harbors:
- a CDS encoding 4-hydroxy-2-oxovalerate aldolase has protein sequence MPCSPENKKGATLKSLTNTQSNLKTPTILDTTLRDGSYVIDFQFSASETFRISKKLDDLGFELIEIGHGTGLGSSEKNLSKAAATDEEYLKAGSEAVDKGKWGMFAIPGIAEVRHLELAASYGMDFVRIGTEVASVDKGRQLIDAAKKLGLYVHCNLMKTYVATPEYFAAQAAICFEMGADAVYIVDSAGGMLPIEIQAYIEAFRTVNPKGTLGFHGHNNLGLAVANSLHCALNGVDIIDTSLQGLGRSAGNTPISQYLAVLTRMGFSHRFDLIDVMASSEELARPLVRNIGIDTIDVTAGLAQFHSGFLGAVQKAADANDIDVRRLIIELCQLDRQKADQQLINVAVTNVQKSLKVLRS, from the coding sequence ATCCCCTGTTCTCCAGAAAACAAAAAAGGAGCTACCTTGAAGTCTCTCACTAACACCCAGAGCAATTTGAAAACGCCAACCATCTTGGACACGACCTTACGTGACGGCTCTTATGTAATCGATTTTCAGTTTTCAGCGAGCGAGACATTCAGGATCTCAAAAAAACTTGATGATCTCGGTTTTGAGTTGATTGAGATAGGGCATGGGACCGGGCTAGGGTCGTCCGAGAAGAATTTGAGCAAGGCGGCGGCAACCGATGAAGAGTACCTAAAGGCAGGGTCAGAGGCAGTCGACAAAGGCAAATGGGGCATGTTTGCTATTCCCGGTATCGCTGAAGTGCGTCACTTGGAGTTGGCAGCATCTTACGGCATGGATTTTGTCAGGATTGGGACCGAAGTGGCCTCGGTAGACAAAGGCAGGCAGTTGATTGATGCCGCTAAGAAACTTGGCCTCTATGTACATTGCAACCTCATGAAGACCTACGTCGCCACTCCCGAGTATTTTGCTGCTCAAGCAGCAATATGTTTTGAGATGGGAGCTGACGCCGTCTATATCGTCGATAGTGCAGGCGGTATGCTGCCTATCGAAATACAGGCGTACATAGAGGCATTTCGGACGGTTAATCCCAAAGGCACACTTGGGTTCCACGGCCACAACAATTTAGGGCTCGCTGTCGCCAACTCTCTACACTGCGCTCTAAACGGAGTCGATATCATCGATACTTCGCTTCAGGGTTTAGGAAGATCGGCCGGCAACACCCCGATCAGTCAGTATTTGGCAGTTCTCACGCGCATGGGATTTTCTCACCGATTTGATCTGATTGATGTGATGGCATCGAGTGAGGAACTAGCTCGTCCCTTGGTACGAAATATTGGCATCGATACGATAGACGTGACCGCTGGACTGGCTCAGTTTCACTCGGGGTTTCTTGGTGCAGTTCAGAAAGCAGCAGATGCAAATGATATCGATGTGAGACGCCTCATCATTGAGCTCTGTCAATTGGATCGCCAGAAAGCCGATCAACAATTGATTAACGTAGCAGTGACAAATGTTCAGAAAAGCCTAAAGGTCCTGAGGTCTTAA
- a CDS encoding RraA family protein translates to MNVRSKLIDTIVNDKITTTMICDVMNKTGYLPQIKPINPGCFAAGEVRYVFAHSGTNYHLHQQLANIEEDKIIYVDAIDCDERAVFGDIVTQYLLEHRRARAIVTSGYMRDVNDLIREKCLVWCHGGTPIGCHNVNVPVPPATAALVEERRKLFEESILICDDSGVAMLTPNWMTPDFEQKLAFIEAQEAVWHYCVNTLKWSTYETVALKKYFDVPDMIPQELMAQLREFDSSIR, encoded by the coding sequence ATGAATGTTCGCAGTAAATTAATCGACACGATCGTCAACGATAAAATTACCACGACCATGATTTGCGATGTCATGAACAAGACGGGGTACTTGCCCCAAATTAAGCCTATCAATCCCGGCTGCTTTGCTGCTGGCGAAGTAAGGTACGTGTTCGCCCATTCTGGCACTAATTATCACCTGCACCAACAGCTGGCTAATATCGAAGAGGATAAAATCATCTACGTCGACGCTATCGATTGTGATGAGCGAGCTGTCTTTGGTGACATAGTCACGCAATATTTGCTGGAACATCGTCGAGCTCGGGCCATCGTCACGAGTGGATATATGCGCGATGTGAACGATCTGATCCGCGAGAAGTGTTTAGTTTGGTGCCATGGCGGCACCCCAATTGGCTGCCATAACGTCAATGTCCCGGTGCCTCCGGCTACCGCCGCATTGGTTGAAGAACGCCGCAAGCTGTTCGAGGAATCGATACTGATCTGCGATGACTCTGGCGTTGCTATGCTGACTCCCAATTGGATGACTCCGGACTTTGAGCAAAAGCTTGCCTTTATCGAGGCTCAAGAGGCCGTGTGGCACTACTGCGTCAATACTCTCAAATGGAGTACCTACGAGACGGTCGCTCTGAAGAAGTACTTCGACGTACCAGACATGATTCCGCAAGAGCTGATGGCTCAGCTCCGCGAATTTGATAGCAGCATCCGATAA
- a CDS encoding ATP-binding protein: MKKVYFRNNVIQLEERLRSGSSRLQVLFGPRQVGKTTLARQVAESLTWPFHFATADAVGTATTPWLISQWEQARQLQGLKPSLPALLILDEVQKIPNWSEIVKKLWDEEKASASELRVVILGSSPLLMQKGLSESLAGRFEVIPVTHWTFQEMHQAFGWNLDQYIYFGGYPGSHDIINDRERWSRFILDSLIETTLSRDIFLMARIDKPALFRQLFELGCLASGQILSFQKIMGQLQEAGNASTLAGYLHLMEGAGLLAGILKFANAEPRRKASSPKFQVFNNALLTAWQGKGLEQAKADPELWGRLVESAVGAHLLNASRSDSIKLSYWNVGEKEIDYILCYREQVLALEVKSGRRSAKLSAIEQFAKQNPRARFLTVGSGGMNLEHFFSISPRQLFKD; encoded by the coding sequence ATGAAAAAAGTATATTTCAGGAATAATGTCATACAATTAGAGGAGAGGCTTCGCTCCGGCTCATCCCGCCTTCAGGTCCTTTTTGGCCCTAGACAGGTCGGCAAGACGACTCTAGCGCGTCAAGTTGCTGAAAGTCTGACTTGGCCTTTTCACTTTGCGACAGCCGATGCAGTTGGGACCGCGACGACACCCTGGCTCATATCGCAGTGGGAGCAAGCGAGACAGCTCCAAGGGCTAAAGCCCTCATTACCCGCTTTGCTCATCTTAGACGAGGTGCAAAAAATACCCAATTGGTCCGAAATAGTAAAAAAACTTTGGGATGAAGAAAAGGCCTCGGCCTCTGAACTTCGTGTGGTCATTCTCGGCTCATCCCCCTTACTGATGCAAAAAGGTCTGAGTGAAAGTCTCGCAGGGCGCTTTGAGGTTATTCCTGTCACGCACTGGACCTTTCAGGAAATGCATCAGGCTTTCGGATGGAACCTAGACCAGTACATCTATTTTGGTGGTTATCCAGGATCCCATGACATTATTAATGACCGCGAACGTTGGTCGCGATTTATTTTAGACTCATTGATCGAGACAACTTTGTCCCGTGACATTTTTTTGATGGCTCGCATAGACAAGCCAGCACTCTTTCGCCAACTATTTGAACTTGGTTGCCTCGCTTCGGGACAAATTCTCTCCTTCCAAAAAATCATGGGCCAACTTCAAGAAGCAGGGAATGCAAGCACACTAGCTGGGTATCTTCATCTAATGGAGGGAGCTGGGTTACTTGCTGGAATTTTGAAGTTTGCGAATGCTGAGCCTAGACGTAAGGCCTCTAGTCCAAAGTTTCAAGTTTTCAACAATGCTCTGCTGACAGCTTGGCAAGGGAAAGGTCTAGAGCAGGCCAAGGCTGACCCAGAGCTTTGGGGGAGACTAGTAGAAAGTGCTGTTGGAGCCCATCTCCTGAACGCAAGTCGCAGCGACTCCATCAAACTCAGCTATTGGAATGTGGGCGAGAAGGAAATCGACTATATATTATGCTATCGGGAGCAAGTTCTGGCGCTTGAGGTCAAAAGTGGACGAAGGTCAGCTAAGCTATCCGCGATAGAACAGTTTGCTAAACAAAACCCACGGGCAAGATTTCTTACAGTTGGTTCCGGGGGAATGAATTTGGAACATTTTTTTTCAATTTCACCTAGGCAATTATTTAAAGACTAG
- a CDS encoding queuosine precursor transporter: MQKKYRYYDFIMAAFVATMLCTNLIGAEKPITVLGLTVSGGSLFFPLSYLFGDLLTEVYGYAYSRRVIWAGFASLIFASLMSWIVLAMPSAAGFTGQSALESVFGSTPRLVAASILAFFVGEFANSFVLAKLKVYTDGRWLWTRTISSTVVGAGVDSFIFYPVAFLGHWPTSLLVKVMLGDYAFKIIWEILATPVTYKVVSILKRAEGENFFDRETNFNPFSLVTRKHPATGLI; the protein is encoded by the coding sequence ATGCAAAAGAAATACCGATATTACGATTTTATTATGGCAGCATTTGTCGCCACGATGCTTTGCACTAATCTTATCGGCGCCGAGAAGCCCATCACCGTTCTTGGTCTGACGGTTAGCGGCGGCAGTTTATTTTTTCCGTTAAGTTATCTATTCGGGGACCTACTAACTGAGGTCTACGGGTATGCTTATTCGAGGCGCGTTATATGGGCTGGCTTCGCGTCATTAATATTCGCCAGCCTCATGTCTTGGATAGTCCTAGCTATGCCGTCTGCAGCAGGATTCACCGGGCAATCTGCCTTGGAGTCAGTATTTGGCTCAACGCCTCGGCTTGTTGCAGCATCAATCCTGGCATTTTTTGTCGGTGAATTTGCGAACTCATTCGTACTTGCTAAGTTGAAGGTATATACAGACGGTCGTTGGCTTTGGACCCGAACCATCTCGTCCACCGTTGTCGGCGCGGGTGTTGACTCATTTATTTTCTATCCAGTCGCCTTCTTGGGCCATTGGCCAACTTCATTATTGGTCAAAGTTATGCTTGGTGATTATGCCTTCAAAATCATCTGGGAGATCTTAGCTACGCCAGTGACTTACAAAGTAGTGAGCATTCTAAAACGCGCCGAGGGAGAAAACTTCTTTGACCGCGAAACTAACTTTAATCCCTTCAGTCTGGTTACAAGAAAACATCCAGCAACTGGGCTGATATAA
- a CDS encoding GNAT family N-acetyltransferase: MNLAYLYRHTTDSFPLLANVEPVRSSDPVTIARTGSAERTDLQKQLMVRSMTREELDLTLSWAAKEGWNPGLDDASVFWSTERDGLFVAEVDGEIVGTGSVARYQPNTYFLGLFIVRPDLRGQGLGRRGFDHWRRVVSRRAAGPSREAPVIGMDAAPEMQRFYAANGFQFAHQQTRFCCTVGAWAQYPTLSHEAILDLSVLPFDMVEAFDRQHFGALRSDFLKQWIWPSSGAARAVVGADGAIKAMGVIRKAVRGWRVGPLFATETEAANLLLHDLCYRAEVPAGDKVYIDVPNVNNAAMELADSYQMEVDSTFGRMYFGDARPAVRWQQVYGITTLELG, encoded by the coding sequence ATGAATCTCGCTTATCTATACCGCCATACAACTGATTCTTTTCCGCTACTGGCAAATGTCGAACCAGTTCGGTCCAGCGACCCTGTTACCATCGCGCGCACTGGGAGTGCTGAGCGGACGGACCTCCAAAAACAGCTAATGGTCCGCAGTATGACCAGGGAAGAACTCGATCTGACTCTCAGCTGGGCCGCCAAGGAGGGGTGGAACCCAGGCTTAGACGACGCGTCAGTATTCTGGTCAACTGAGCGCGACGGACTCTTTGTCGCCGAGGTTGATGGGGAGATCGTTGGCACAGGATCTGTGGCGCGTTACCAGCCGAACACCTACTTTCTTGGTCTCTTCATCGTACGCCCTGATCTCAGGGGCCAAGGACTCGGTCGCCGGGGCTTTGATCACTGGCGTCGCGTCGTCAGTCGCCGCGCGGCAGGGCCTTCGCGTGAGGCTCCAGTAATCGGTATGGATGCTGCTCCAGAGATGCAGCGGTTTTATGCGGCCAACGGATTCCAATTTGCCCATCAGCAAACCAGATTCTGTTGCACTGTTGGAGCCTGGGCCCAGTATCCGACCTTGAGTCACGAAGCAATCCTTGACCTCTCTGTACTGCCGTTTGACATGGTTGAAGCTTTCGACCGTCAGCATTTTGGTGCACTGCGTAGTGACTTTTTGAAGCAGTGGATCTGGCCGTCGTCGGGTGCGGCTCGTGCCGTCGTCGGAGCCGACGGAGCCATCAAAGCGATGGGAGTGATTCGTAAGGCAGTCCGTGGCTGGCGCGTTGGACCCCTATTCGCGACAGAAACCGAAGCCGCTAATTTGCTACTCCATGACCTTTGCTACAGGGCAGAGGTGCCCGCTGGCGACAAGGTCTATATCGACGTACCTAACGTCAACAACGCTGCTATGGAACTGGCTGATTCGTACCAAATGGAGGTCGACTCAACATTTGGCCGTATGTACTTCGGAGACGCACGCCCCGCGGTACGGTGGCAGCAAGTCTACGGCATAACTACGCTTGAACTTGGCTAG
- a CDS encoding hydrogen peroxide-inducible genes activator: protein MTLTQIEYAIAVAKFLSFQKAAQACHVAQPSLSTQVKKLEDQLGVKLFQRSTNTGVTVTEVGLRAIEQMQVIVNEANRLEGICSDHNVQLSGVVRLGIVPTVSPYLIPLFWSAFRKQYPHVKLELHEEPTKRLMEGLRAGRVDITIMSPPKDAPDFVIEKLLYYEPFVLYASPDHPLLATTEVKSPVLAKHDLITIDEAHCMREQVLAACGKLDNPNDSGVLRNGGIPALISLVDAESSYTLIPKLAESILSPDQRRRGVRPVVAKTPYRRISIVYNRNQVRKRLMEALFQCIRSCKLPDSVSLSAPKGNVHEPSLDHFQQV, encoded by the coding sequence ATGACCCTCACGCAGATCGAATATGCCATTGCCGTGGCCAAATTCCTAAGTTTTCAAAAGGCTGCGCAAGCCTGCCATGTCGCTCAGCCTAGCCTGAGTACACAAGTCAAAAAACTTGAGGACCAACTCGGGGTCAAACTCTTTCAGAGATCCACCAATACCGGAGTCACCGTCACCGAGGTGGGCCTGCGCGCAATTGAGCAAATGCAGGTGATCGTGAATGAGGCGAATCGACTAGAGGGCATCTGCTCCGATCACAATGTGCAGTTAAGTGGAGTCGTCCGTCTCGGGATCGTGCCGACGGTGAGTCCTTATCTGATTCCGTTATTTTGGTCGGCATTTCGCAAGCAGTATCCCCACGTGAAGCTGGAACTCCACGAAGAGCCCACCAAGAGACTTATGGAGGGTCTAAGAGCGGGGCGCGTTGACATCACGATCATGTCGCCGCCTAAAGATGCTCCCGACTTCGTGATCGAGAAGCTGCTCTATTACGAGCCGTTCGTGCTCTATGCTAGCCCCGATCACCCCCTACTTGCGACGACTGAGGTAAAAAGCCCCGTCCTCGCCAAGCACGACCTCATCACTATCGATGAAGCCCATTGCATGAGGGAGCAAGTCCTCGCCGCATGCGGCAAGTTAGACAATCCAAATGACAGTGGGGTGCTCCGCAACGGCGGTATCCCTGCCCTAATCTCATTGGTCGATGCCGAGAGCAGTTACACCCTTATTCCTAAACTAGCTGAGTCTATACTTAGTCCCGACCAGCGACGGCGCGGAGTGAGACCCGTCGTAGCTAAAACACCGTATCGTCGTATCAGTATCGTTTATAACCGCAACCAGGTACGCAAGCGCTTAATGGAGGCCCTTTTTCAGTGCATTCGGTCCTGCAAATTGCCAGATTCCGTCTCCTTGTCAGCGCCTAAAGGCAACGTGCATGAACCGTCGTTAGACCATTTTCAGCAAGTGTAG
- a CDS encoding M20/M25/M40 family metallo-hydrolase: MMRVRLLRSLLIGSALASSLWGLTFALGDRGLAGDTSQGVYFSLVKKGAVHRYLNRLADDSYHFVATKNPVSAAVATAILFPNDGEQLVVAEVQKDSSNKLKGELRRFGNFAVLSLPHNADLHLIDDQPTVYGEVVAEREQESPPSDGLGHVSKFIAAGPSDLDLQVPKVDIDQVYLLDRLRTLAGEQKAEIAGREVLIRERRQGEMKQYARDWLRQEYEALGYTVREESYAGLSFTGSANFVAERVGEDPGRVLILSSHLDSVGNAGADDNASGTVAALAIAKALKDLPLKVTLRVVAFDEEEIGLVGSKAYVSALRSRGELSQIVGAINLEMLAYQSREDGAFHVIDCAENESDRLAQVFRRIAASDVELRLRPERACTNRSDHASFWRAGIPAVVVSENFFGGDGNPCYHRSCDQFKRINADYLTRMTRLVARAVAVLTTF, translated from the coding sequence ATGATGCGCGTACGGCTATTAAGGTCACTTCTTATTGGCAGTGCTTTGGCATCGAGCCTATGGGGCCTAACTTTTGCCCTCGGCGACCGAGGCCTAGCCGGTGATACGAGCCAAGGGGTCTATTTTTCGCTGGTTAAAAAGGGGGCTGTGCATAGGTATCTGAATCGGCTCGCTGATGATTCCTATCATTTTGTTGCCACCAAAAATCCAGTCTCAGCAGCCGTAGCTACTGCTATCCTGTTCCCTAATGATGGAGAGCAATTAGTTGTAGCTGAAGTGCAGAAAGATAGTTCCAATAAGCTAAAAGGGGAGCTGAGGCGCTTTGGTAACTTTGCCGTCCTATCACTACCCCATAACGCCGACCTACATCTCATTGACGATCAGCCAACCGTCTACGGTGAGGTCGTGGCGGAGAGAGAGCAGGAGTCCCCTCCTAGTGATGGGCTAGGTCATGTATCGAAGTTTATCGCCGCGGGACCGAGTGATTTGGATTTGCAAGTTCCCAAGGTGGACATTGACCAGGTCTATCTGCTCGATCGACTACGCACCTTAGCGGGTGAGCAAAAAGCGGAGATCGCTGGACGCGAGGTGTTGATTCGCGAACGCCGCCAAGGCGAAATGAAGCAGTACGCTCGTGACTGGTTGAGACAGGAGTATGAGGCTCTTGGCTATACGGTTCGCGAGGAGAGTTACGCAGGTCTCAGTTTCACCGGCAGTGCCAACTTTGTGGCAGAACGCGTAGGTGAAGATCCGGGGCGGGTGCTTATACTGTCATCTCACTTAGATTCCGTCGGTAATGCAGGAGCTGATGATAACGCCTCAGGAACGGTCGCTGCACTTGCCATTGCTAAGGCCCTCAAGGATCTACCACTCAAGGTAACGCTACGCGTGGTGGCGTTTGACGAGGAAGAAATTGGGCTCGTGGGATCAAAAGCTTACGTTTCCGCACTTCGTTCTCGTGGTGAGCTCTCCCAGATAGTCGGTGCGATCAATCTCGAGATGCTTGCCTATCAGTCGCGCGAGGACGGTGCATTTCATGTCATTGATTGCGCGGAAAACGAGTCTGATAGGTTAGCCCAGGTTTTTCGACGTATTGCCGCCTCTGATGTTGAATTGCGCCTGCGACCTGAGCGTGCTTGCACCAACCGCAGTGATCACGCGAGCTTTTGGCGCGCAGGAATCCCAGCCGTCGTGGTGTCGGAAAACTTCTTTGGCGGGGACGGTAACCCCTGTTATCACCGCAGCTGTGACCAGTTTAAACGGATCAATGCGGACTACTTAACGCGGATGACGCGTTTAGTTGCGCGCGCTGTAGCGGTACTTACGACTTTCTAG
- a CDS encoding adenylate/guanylate cyclase domain-containing protein, whose product MKIIQYEAISKFKKRFLKRSLLVNIPIFSVVVIILVGAIMPRGLESSAPFDQYVSGAHDPGIEAIINLDERLWNSQDQSSLRHTKIAYEYRWSRLKIKPTGILVAKLRAVVPDVFLEKIDYFLVEGGQVIDSRQSGYGRHLGPKYRPLIDGFRFTSSPTSMRTLYVKTVAKGSLPSTLTVTDEAEFEANTTATNIIVGILIGCAFGMGVYNIFLFLVTRQRVFFSYGAFLFVISAEALFLTGTMATLWPRLGRSLVGFSLGIQYLFLCACSLLVLFQNDYCRFARNHRRIKRGNVMIYGSLLGVGLAIPFLAPQVGSVFTIATGTALLFFRQLQMRRYLRHIRAMEWAVLNSGYLASWLVSCASLFGVIGGDVYTNNTYLLASVGLSCFFSTLLAVRLREVEAERRKIIRHHGAISESTEVCVMFIDIVSFSQMATPLPSRRAFTELADRMREISAVVAGFGGSIDRALGDGLLCFFGTEGGLPLTESVMNAFRAGIRIQEMTVSEARGAMAGKNANRIMPVRIGIHCASVSVGNIGGEARIDFTMVGSGVNFARRLETACTPFKIIVSTECRDQLERIGVSDAGFSDIAIAVKHQTGLVRACEYDPFFDRHEILFEVERRYLDQIGVMSFDQIVDVKESGAVRLESPYGTFVVKDLSLFGFRVGGADLFGQRSVIPVKVVTSDPDVNKALADKLLDNLSVEVRWGKAVGSGFEHGLKLFGGNKAQRGFIYDILKGRFGALNEVNGALDPMRDIA is encoded by the coding sequence ATGAAAATTATACAATATGAAGCAATTTCAAAATTTAAGAAGCGTTTTCTAAAGCGTAGCTTGCTTGTTAATATCCCGATTTTTTCGGTGGTCGTGATTATTTTAGTCGGAGCAATCATGCCGCGAGGCCTAGAGAGCTCAGCACCTTTTGACCAGTATGTTAGCGGGGCGCATGATCCAGGCATTGAGGCAATCATAAACCTCGACGAGAGACTGTGGAATTCTCAAGATCAATCGTCTTTACGTCATACAAAAATAGCATATGAATACCGTTGGAGTCGGCTGAAAATAAAACCAACCGGTATATTGGTGGCGAAGCTGCGTGCCGTGGTACCAGATGTTTTTCTTGAAAAGATTGACTATTTTCTGGTGGAAGGTGGGCAGGTCATAGATTCTAGGCAATCTGGATACGGTCGCCACCTAGGTCCAAAGTACAGACCGTTGATAGATGGTTTTCGGTTTACATCGTCGCCAACTTCGATGCGGACTTTGTATGTCAAGACAGTGGCAAAAGGGTCATTGCCATCAACGTTGACCGTGACTGATGAGGCTGAATTTGAAGCCAATACTACAGCTACTAATATCATCGTTGGTATCCTGATTGGGTGCGCTTTTGGTATGGGTGTCTACAATATATTTCTGTTTTTAGTGACGCGGCAGCGTGTTTTTTTTAGTTACGGTGCATTCCTCTTTGTGATCAGTGCGGAGGCTCTGTTCCTTACGGGCACTATGGCGACTCTTTGGCCCAGACTTGGTCGTAGTTTGGTGGGATTCTCACTCGGTATACAGTATCTATTTCTTTGCGCCTGCAGCCTCCTAGTGCTTTTTCAGAACGATTATTGCAGATTTGCACGTAATCATCGACGCATCAAACGTGGCAATGTAATGATCTACGGCAGTCTTCTCGGTGTGGGGTTAGCGATTCCCTTTTTGGCCCCTCAGGTTGGCTCTGTGTTTACCATCGCAACTGGGACAGCGCTTTTATTTTTTAGACAGCTACAGATGCGCCGTTACTTGCGCCATATTCGCGCCATGGAATGGGCGGTATTGAATTCGGGGTACTTAGCATCTTGGCTGGTGTCGTGTGCCTCATTGTTTGGCGTCATTGGTGGTGATGTCTACACAAATAACACCTACCTTTTGGCTAGTGTGGGACTTAGTTGTTTTTTCTCGACGCTGTTGGCCGTGCGGCTCCGAGAAGTGGAAGCAGAGCGCCGCAAGATTATCAGGCACCACGGTGCTATCAGTGAGTCAACAGAAGTGTGTGTCATGTTTATCGATATTGTGTCGTTTTCGCAAATGGCGACACCATTGCCGTCGCGTCGTGCCTTCACGGAGCTAGCCGACAGAATGCGCGAGATTTCAGCGGTTGTCGCGGGATTCGGTGGGTCTATCGATCGGGCATTGGGCGACGGGCTCCTTTGCTTTTTTGGGACCGAGGGGGGGTTGCCACTGACGGAAAGCGTCATGAATGCCTTCCGCGCTGGAATCCGGATTCAAGAGATGACAGTCTCTGAGGCTAGAGGCGCGATGGCCGGTAAAAATGCAAATCGAATCATGCCTGTACGCATAGGGATTCATTGTGCTTCCGTGAGCGTCGGTAACATCGGTGGCGAGGCGCGCATTGATTTCACCATGGTAGGGTCCGGTGTTAACTTCGCCAGACGGCTTGAAACGGCGTGCACACCGTTTAAGATAATCGTTAGTACAGAGTGTCGCGACCAGCTCGAGCGGATCGGGGTCAGCGATGCCGGATTTTCTGATATCGCGATTGCCGTTAAGCACCAGACAGGGCTCGTAAGGGCCTGCGAGTACGACCCGTTTTTCGATCGTCACGAGATTCTGTTCGAAGTGGAGCGGCGTTACTTGGATCAGATTGGGGTCATGTCCTTTGATCAAATCGTCGATGTTAAGGAGTCGGGCGCTGTGCGACTCGAGAGTCCGTACGGGACTTTTGTCGTTAAAGATTTGTCACTTTTTGGGTTCCGTGTCGGGGGTGCGGATCTGTTTGGGCAAAGGTCAGTCATCCCAGTCAAGGTTGTTACCAGTGACCCCGATGTGAACAAAGCCCTAGCGGATAAGTTGCTCGATAACCTGAGCGTAGAGGTGCGTTGGGGCAAGGCCGTGGGTAGCGGATTTGAGCATGGTCTTAAATTATTCGGCGGTAATAAAGCTCAACGTGGCTTTATCTATGACATACTAAAGGGCAGGTTTGGGGCCCTTAACGAGGTGAATGGGGCCTTGGATCCCATGCGAGATATCGCTTAA
- a CDS encoding amidohydrolase family protein — protein MVAAHDEASSKGHMVRLINARQANGDGFAMEIAAGRIVSVTTTDNKEKLQDVSRASLMSVGDFAALPEATVVDAGGRILLPAAIDVHVHSRDPGLTHKEDWHTLARGAWRGGVIAVADMPNTLPPMMTRSSVMEKAARARASGLEHAFFLGVGLSNINDLRGLLLDPELPLCGLKVFYGRTTGELLYDDLETLARVLPDHGEKVVVFHSEDQCTIDCNHQRFGRQLHETNNAAFAVHSAIRSSDAAHTSTRAILEWARTTYRRPIHIAHISTALEVELVAEARARGVPVTCEVAPHHLLFSTADYERLGPLVKMNPPLRAPEEVEALSRLFAQGAIEIFATDHAPHTLAEKYADVAHSPSGVPGVELFYQLLITCSNRFGLPLERAVAMASAAPAKLLGWHHKGSLAPGNDADFVVLGDEEHTILSQDVVSKCGWTPYAGWHVPRDVLATWNRGRQVYCGSHHETGVS, from the coding sequence ATGGTGGCGGCTCACGACGAAGCAAGCAGTAAGGGCCACATGGTTCGACTCATAAACGCAAGACAGGCAAACGGTGACGGGTTCGCGATGGAGATCGCAGCGGGGCGCATCGTTAGTGTCACTACAACAGATAACAAAGAGAAATTACAGGATGTTTCGAGAGCCTCGCTGATGTCGGTCGGCGACTTTGCGGCGCTGCCTGAGGCGACCGTGGTTGATGCTGGGGGGCGCATACTGCTTCCTGCAGCAATCGATGTTCATGTTCACAGCCGGGATCCCGGGCTGACGCATAAAGAGGACTGGCATACGTTGGCGCGGGGCGCCTGGCGTGGTGGCGTGATAGCCGTCGCTGATATGCCAAACACGCTGCCGCCCATGATGACCAGATCATCCGTCATGGAAAAGGCCGCACGGGCGCGCGCCTCGGGCCTGGAGCATGCATTTTTCTTGGGTGTCGGACTCAGCAACATCAATGACTTGCGCGGACTACTGCTAGACCCGGAGTTGCCGCTGTGTGGTCTCAAGGTATTTTACGGGCGGACCACGGGCGAGCTACTTTACGACGATTTAGAGACCTTGGCCCGGGTGCTACCCGATCACGGCGAAAAAGTTGTGGTCTTCCATTCTGAAGATCAATGCACCATTGACTGTAACCATCAAAGGTTCGGGCGGCAGCTGCACGAGACCAATAACGCGGCCTTTGCAGTCCACTCCGCTATTCGGAGTAGTGACGCTGCCCATACATCGACGCGCGCCATTCTCGAATGGGCGCGGACCACCTATCGTCGCCCCATTCATATCGCGCACATCAGCACCGCGCTTGAGGTGGAATTGGTAGCCGAGGCCAGAGCACGCGGTGTGCCTGTCACCTGCGAAGTGGCGCCGCACCATCTACTGTTCTCAACAGCCGACTACGAGCGCCTTGGACCGTTGGTCAAGATGAACCCCCCGCTACGTGCACCCGAAGAGGTCGAGGCCCTGAGTCGCCTCTTTGCGCAAGGGGCGATCGAAATCTTTGCCACAGATCACGCGCCCCATACGCTGGCGGAAAAATATGCGGATGTCGCGCACTCACCCTCGGGTGTGCCTGGAGTCGAGCTTTTCTACCAACTACTGATTACGTGCAGTAACCGCTTTGGTTTGCCCCTAGAGCGCGCAGTGGCCATGGCCAGCGCCGCTCCGGCTAAACTACTGGGCTGGCACCATAAGGGATCGTTGGCTCCTGGCAACGATGCCGACTTTGTGGTCCTTGGCGACGAGGAACATACGATTCTCTCACAAGATGTCGTCAGTAAATGCGGCTGGACGCCTTACGCTGGATGGCATGTACCCCGTGATGTACTGGCCACCTGGAACCGTGGGCGCCAAGTATACTGCGGATCTCATCACGAAACTGGAGTGTCATGA